Proteins from one Anastrepha obliqua isolate idAnaObli1 chromosome 2, idAnaObli1_1.0, whole genome shotgun sequence genomic window:
- the LOC129237054 gene encoding uncharacterized protein LOC129237054, protein MKPLDHPTTQHHTLLGSQITLEWREMKAGKKKKRSTIWETILREIKDVESSFPFSRDDITRCFLNIMGTYKRIKKRNNTSGEAPSNWEYFDEIDEVFGSRSSINVPLEMTDYSFEEITINPTISSPVSLTTEDDLTPTTSRKRKRNDVIQFLEKESEKDGEVLDKLLKLENEKLEVEKEKLAELKQLRALFEAIGEKNRE, encoded by the exons ATGAAGCCTCTCGatcatccaacaacacaacaccacactttgttagGTTCCCAGATCAcactggagtggagggaaatgaaag cgggcaaaaaaaagaaacgaagtACCATTTGGGAAACTATATTGCGAGAAATTAAAGAtgtggaaagctcttttccctTTTCCAGAGACGATATAACTAGATGTTTCTTAAACATCATGGGAACCTATAAACgcatcaaaaaaagaaacaatacaTCTGGTGAAGCTCCATCAAACTGGGAATACTTTGACGAAATAGATGAAGTTTTTGGGAGCCGTAGCAGCATTAATGTGCCATTAGAAATGACTGATTATTCTTTCGAAGAAATAACTATAAACCCAACGATTTCTTCTCCGGTTTCTTTAACAACTGAAGACGACTTAACGCCCACAAcatcaagaaaaagaaagagaaatgACGTGATTCAATTTTTGGAGAAAGAATCGGAAAAGGATGGTGAGGTTTTGGATAAGTTGCTTAAACTTGAAAACGAAAAGCTAGAAgtcgaaaaagaaaaacttgCTGAACTGAAACAACTTCGTGCCTTATTCGAAGCAATAGGAGAGAAAAACCGTGAATGA
- the LOC129239530 gene encoding uncharacterized protein LOC129239530, with product MGATYRTFIKSLKLICRLKSTLIKFPSTTAAQQKIADGFSQSRYNIFPFVLGCIDGTHIPISQPKHDAISFYNRKVMFSIIAQAVVDSEMKFLDVFVGCPGRCHDASVWQETHFEQL from the exons ATGGGCGCTACGTATAGAACTTTTATTAAATCGCTCAAACTTATATGTCGCTTAAAATCGACCTTAATAAAATTTCCAAGTACTACTGCAGCTCAACAAAAGATCGCGGATGGTTTTTCACAAAGTCGTTACAACATATTTCCTTTCGTGTTAGGTTGTATCGATGGGACACACATCCCTATATCACAGCCGAAACACGATGCCATTAGTTTCTATAACAGAAAAGTAATGTTTTCCATCATTGCACAG GCCGTTGTTGACAGCGAGATGAAATTTTTGGACGTCTTTGTCGGTTGTCCCGGGCGATGTCATGACGCTTCAGTATGGCAAGAAACCCACTTCGAACAGCTATAA